In Halichondria panicea chromosome 5, odHalPani1.1, whole genome shotgun sequence, the genomic stretch AGAGCAATGAAACTCAACtaggaagatgtgtgtatggTTGCGGACATAAAAGAGACACAGTTTTTTATACACTTCCAAATAATACCGGTGATCTTAATTCATACTTTTGTGGAAGAATGAACCGCGATTCAATACTGTGTGGGAAGTGTCTACCTGGATATTCACCACTCTTGTACTCGTATGAAATGAAATGCATAAACTGCACAGGAGAGAACATGACCTACAACTGGATCAAGTACACAGCAGTTGCTTACATTCCTTTAACATTTTTCTATTTCCTCATCGTAATGTTTAAATTTAACGGAACTTCTCCTTTGCTGAAGTTGTTCATTAGTGTGTCCCAGGGAATCTTTTCACCTATCGCTATTAGAGGTTATTTTTCTGTTATTTCAAATAAATCTTACATCGAGAAATTCATTAAAGCAATAGGTTGCCTTTATAGCATCTGGAATTTGGATTTTTTTCGTGCTGTCATTCCACCTATTTGTGCGACGGACATCAGTCAAATACAAGTGCTTGCTTTGGACTATGCAATTGCCTTTTATCCATTGGTGCTGGTTATTCTGACTTACTTTCTCATTAGTTTGCATAGCCGTGATGTACGTATAGTTGTTTGGTTGTGGAGACCTTTTCATAAGGTTTTCAGTTTAGTTAGTCAAAGCTGGGATATAGAAGGGTCGATTGTGAATGCTTTTGCTACCTTCTTTTTACTCTCCTACTTAAAAATCCTCAACGCTACTGTTGATTTACTGGTATTCACTAAAATATACGTACTGAAGGCCAACAGCAAAGAATACACTATAAAGTATGTACTTTACTCTGATGCAACAGTGGAATACTTCGGACATGAACATCTTCCGTACGCAATAGTAGCGTTGTTTGTTGGAGTTTTTGTTGTAATTCTTCCTATAGTCTTTCTGATTGTATATCCAATGAAATGGTTTCAGAAATGTCTCAATGCTTTGAAAATTCAGCGTCAACGTCTTGACATGTTAGTCAACTGTTATCAAGGTTACTACAAGGATGGAACGAATGGTACCAGAGATTATCGATGGTTTTCTGTCACTGTCTTTCTTCTTAAGTTAATTGTGTTCGTACTATTTGCACTCTCACCAAGCATGTACTGTTTTTCTTTTGGAGCTTTACTCATAATTACTCTCATGTTTATGCATCTTTCGTTACGACCATACAAGGAAGAATTCAAAGTGTACAACATAATAGACGCCTTCATGCTACTGATTCTTAGTGGAGTGTTTATTATGGCAACCGCAGGAGACGAAGCTGACATCAAAGCTTCTTACTTCAGTACATTTTCTTATTCATTTCTAGCACTCCTTGGAATTGTCCCgataatctactttcttgtaGTAACTATTTGGTGGCTCCTGGTAAAGAAACAACTCAAAACTTGGTGCATAAGCAAACTTAGTAGCTTTAGAGCTCAGCCTGAAACTCCACAAATTGATGAGTCATTTTCAGATAGTGATATTCCACACCAGTTGAAGAATCCATCAGATTACTCATCATCAAATACCCCGCTGATTTCTTCCACAAGAAAAGATTCGAAGTATGGCTCAGCCACTTAATTGTGCTGTAACAAAACCATAATTGTCTACAGTGTACTGTCTTGGAAGTGTAGCTTAGTCACACACAAGTAGgtttgtgcacagtgcacAATGCATAGAGATGTTGCGTCCCTAAAAACTAGAACACTAAAGTGCAAAACTCTCAGTGTTGTTCAGAGTTGTATGAAAACAACCTTCCGTTCTATTTTGAAAACTTTGGCTTGGAACGCATGATGAAATAGTTATGTGTGTGAGCAGCCTCCACTACACACAATTGTCAAATTATACTTGCATTGCCTATTCTATctaccagaagagtgatataatgcagtgcatgtagtgatgaatatcatgcatgacttaactgtctagcacagcaactctggagctaaaccagactggaggcatgctgaaacgtTTGTGAACAGGGTTTTTTTTGGTTGTACATagatagatatatgcactgtggactagaatcacagcaaagaagcctggagtctctcTCATgtagagaagtatggctcctggagtaggatccccAAGTCAGCTACaaaccagacacaattctagctttctattgatCAACCCTtttccacaaacacacaagatTTATTGGCTTATGTTTCGAATAATAGCCGCACGTAGCTTTGGCTTTATCAAATAATAGCCGTGTATAGAAGTACCCTGCAATTTGCCAATTTTCAGCCTTAGAACTAGCTGGGCGTAGCCCGGCACCCGCAGGGGGTTCGCATGGTTAACACTGGATAATAGTAGTCTTAAGGTCAGCATGTAAGCTGCAAAGCATGCAGTAGTGACTATAGACTATAGTCTATACCGAGTTTAATCTAAAGTAGCGAGATCTTTTATCTATGGGTGCACTGAGCTAGCTCCGCAGAATCAGGTAGACCTAGATCTAtattctatagctagctggccGGCCATGAGCAAGAGAAGGATAAGTGTGAAGCCTAAGTCTCAATCTATCTCCTACTTTGAAGTATCTCCTTCAAAACGTCGTGCTGTGCATAAAAAGTCTCTCTCTTTGTCTGCTGTGCCAGAATCCTCTTCTGTTAATTCTTCCAGCAGTACTAGGTTCCTCTCCAGTGATAAAAATGAAGCTGAAGAAGTAGATGTACATGGAGCGAGCAGGCCTACTGATGTTATCAGTGGCGACTCTCCAGATGTATTAATCAGTAGTGAGTGGCATGATCATGATCCAGAGAGCTCGGGGCAGGATGACACCACTTTTCCAGACATGGTGAGCTCAAGTGCTTATGAGAAGCGACAGCAGAAGGCTGCTGACAACTGGGCTGAAGTGCGTGTCCAGTTGCTACGTGCCAGTGTAGAAACCGGAATTCCTTCCccttgttctgtgtgtgcCGAGTGTGAAGAACCCACTGTTGCAATTTGCCGGGATTGTGGACCACAGGCATACTACTGTGCCAACCATGTGGACTCAGTACACTCTCTGACAAATATTTTTCATCGACCTTTTCTCTGGAAAGTATGCACTAATCAAACATACTGCTGTACATTTGTGATTATTAAATGCATGCGATCTGATTTTACAGAATGGAATGCTTCACCCATACTATTTCAAGCAGTCGAGAACCTTTCCAGCACTTCATTGTTGCTGTACAACTTACATAAAAGAAGTTGTTTGTCTTGATCCTAAAGGTATTTGTTTAACTACACTGATATAGCCTGTGTCTAAGAATCCAATGACTTACAGGTTTCCAGCATTGTGTGTGCGTAACCTTCTGCAAGTGTGAGCCTGAGGCTGTTACTCTTGTGCGGCATAACATGTGGCCAGCGACACCAGCAACTCCCACCCTAGCATTTCATCAGGATCTGCTACTATGGATGGAGTCACTTTTGCTGGAAGGGTGTATTGGTGTCGATGCTTTTTGTCGTTCTCTTGAATATAAAATTGGAAGAGATATCAGCAAACAAGTATGTGAATTTGATgtcggttataattatacattaattgttgCGCACTGATGAGGTGTACATGTTGCATGCGTCAGCAATCGCTTGAGGTACACACTTTTAATTGTCAGTTGTTTTAATCTGTTTATTCTTCTATAGCTCCGGAAGATCTATCCTGTCATGATTGATGCATTTGAAGAATATAGGTAGGGTATATTAATTGTGAAAGAACATAATACGACATATTCACATTAACATTCAGGTTCAACAGATATCAACTCGACTGTCTTCTATTTTTGTCTCCTGACTTGAACACTACAGCTATCTGCCCTGCCTGTCCTCAGGTTTGTGGTTTTGTTATAGCAATTAGACTCTGGCAGCCTATACTTACCTTTTACCTGCAGAGCAATGGAACTCAAATTATATCCATGGATGGTGTATTTGGACTATGTCGGAAAAAGTCTGCTGGTGTTAGTGTTCGACCACCACTCTTCTCTGGTGTATTCTTTGAGGAACAGCAAGCAGTAGATGAGTTTGTTGCTGATTATGATACATTTGGCCAGATAATCGACAAGGTAAGGTTTTAGCATTATACTTAATTGGTCAAGTGTGAAAACCTGCGCTATACAATTTGGATGTAATTAAATAGACTTTTAGCACATTTCACTCAGTTAATTTTATCCTGGCATTAGGGGTGTCATGAGTTCCTCGCTGGAGACACTTTGCGCTCCAAATCAAGGTACGCAGCTCTAGATGAAACTGCTGTGTTTGGAAGCTCTGTCGTCATGACTTTCCCCAGAGATTTCTGAATATAAAGCATGGAGAAAGGTATGTACGTAAAATTAAGGTTTTTAAAAAGAGCATACATGGTGCATTGTTAAAAATTAAGGTATTCTGTATCTTAATTATCTAGACTAGCATATCCTGTGTACCTGCTAAAGAAGGCACACCAAAACAAGGGTGACAAGTGTCTGTTGTTACTGTATGATATTGCCTGCTTACTCGAAACTCATCTGAAGGTTTGTGTCTCAATAGTCAGATCTAATCTTAATTAGTACGCACTCATATTTGATTACTTCTCCAGAATCGTGGACATCTTGACATGTTAGAAAAGACAACATTAGGAGTGCCAATTTTTCATGTCTATGGGCATTGTGCATTCTGTCAGGTAAGAAGaaagatgccaaagctatgTGTTAATAACTTACTgttgtattatacatgtagctgacaTATTCACCTAGAGTCCTAACTGGATGCAGACTTACTGATGGTGaagctatggagagactgTGGTCATATCTAAGAAGATTTGCTAAATCCACCAAAGAAATGCGACCATCTCATCGCATTGATGTCCTTACCTCAGCTCTATTACATTATGCATCAAGAGTACGTCTTAATCTAGGTTTGTTTTTTGTTAGGGCTACCTTAATATTAGCTCTCAGCACTAGTTGGTATGCACCTATGTATGCTTTGCATAAAGGAAAAAAAGTGCTAACTCTTGTATACGTAGGGGCATCGTTAGTCAAAAGGCTGAAGAACGCCCAAAACACTCAACATAGTGCAACAGAGGACTTATCAAAGCTAATCAATGAGTCAAATGGTTAGACGTAGTCAAGAATAAAGTTTGTGAATTTTGTGCACTTTTATATTGCACCTTCAGGTACACTGACGGAGTCATCAGCTGAACAATTGCAGAAACAACAACACGGGCTGTTCGCAAGGAGTCAAACTGATCTGAGTGAGCATTAATTATCAGATGATTGTATCAAAATTGTGATGACACTTTGACAGGTTTCGGGCAACGTCACAAAACCTTTCAGAACATCCTTCATATTGCTCGCGAGCGTAGGTTTTTAATATCTACCAAAGCGAGATACGCTGGTAAGAATGTTAGTCAGCAcaatcatgtaattatataaataatagttaagtaataattatgatttagaagcccaaagagCTGGTTGtatagtatcccgaacgtagtgagggttctactagccctatagggcttctaaattatgtggaaacttcctaaacagctagtgtctaagcattaattttatttttattatagcaaccatgattctctagccaatcagattttgatctacatgattttctaagttggatagaacactacctttagccaatcagattgtagtatgtatgcatgctaaCATGATCTATGTACTTTGTTACAGATGGTCAATCGATTGCTGCACGCCTTGCAAAGAAGATATCATCAAGTACGAGTACGCTGAAACGAACAGTGAGCAGATTTAATGGTATGCGTCATGATCAATTTGAAGGAGTAGCATACCATCTGCCAGCCAATTTGAATTGGGAGACAGTTTCCAATTTGGAAGAATTGTCTACGTTGGAGGTCGCGTCGGCTGGAAATTGTACCATTCCCATTCATTTGTGGATAAAAGTTGTGAGAGCGTGTAATATGAAGGAAAGGGCAACGAAAGAAGTGAAGATGATAATGgaagaaattaatactgttgCCAACAACCTGAAATACGAGCATTCTGTAATAAGTCGTCATATACAGGATATCGCCACATCTGATAGTCTGTCTCTGTTTCAGAAAGGTTGCCTTAACCTTTTGCACCGAAGATTATTACTGTGCGAATCTTATTTAATTACGTTTTCCAGAACAGTTAACCAGTATCATACTGTAGAGCTACCTGACCAGCTTATTAGGTCCAGATGGTTCATTTTTTTACAATTGTCAAATTCATGAACATGATTACCCTTCCGTTACTGATATTATTTGTACAGACAGTAGTAGTGATGATGATTCTGACGTCGACAATTGAACACTTATCTTTTTTATGTACTGTTTCTTGGACAGGTCATCTGTAGTAATAATTAGAGAAACAAGGTGTACAGTTTGTCGTGCACACAAAGCAATCAGTTTTACGTAATCAAATAATAGatgtacaataactattgggtgttataaattatagcactgtagttgcatgtgtgtgtgactgaatgcaacagatgaatggggagagttggtgcaccattaaagactctttaacccatcattctcggctctccaggccgggcatctgtttgctttttgTTTCTATCTGCATGTTCTCTGTTTTGTGTTGTCTGCTATCAACCTACCTTATTTGTTGGGCATACTACCTTGAAATCAGATCAGGATGGTCATCCCCAGTAATATACATGTGGAATAGCTAGTTATGAGCATACTTTACACCACTTCTAaccattgttataattatgtgaaaaggCGAAGctaattaaaaaaaaaaaaaaaaaaaaaaaaaaaaagcacACCCTCCAAAGAAAGACACAGCAGGTCAAATCCTATCAATTACTACATCTACATAATTACCCaaaccccccctccccccctccccctggcCTTCCCTGAGAGTAGTAAAAAACCAACAGATTAGGCTCAAAAAACACAAAGACTAGACCACAAGAACTGAAGGTAAAGCACACAGTAGTtactgtattataataatatagttagaagcatgaatataaataatagctagctagcttaccaaCTTAAAAATTAACTATAGTGGGTATTCCTGTAGCTATTTATGTCTCATAAGCAGTTTAATTTGTAAGTGCATTTATAGAAATAGGAGAGGTGGTTACCCAATTCTACGGTCGGATAAGGCAGTTCCTCACAATTTAttctttttttgtttcaacccctccaacacacacacacacacacacacacacacacacacacacacacacacacacacacacacacacacacacacacacacactaattaatGATCCCAGACTAAATAATTGGACAAAGCTAAAGCCATCTCATGTGTAACCAATAccgactgcatgtacatgttacaaATACTATACTACCAATTAAAGTCCATATAATACTAAGGCAGCGTGTATACACATAACCAATATTGACTGCAATCAATGCTACTATATACCAagtagtagctacatgtgtcAGGCTACAGCCTAAAAGTAACCAATGCTTGACTACAATCAATACTGCTAGTCTTTACAGCAGGTGATGTGTACAGGGTGAAACATCTGTACCTTAATTAGCTGCAAGGGctgataaagagaagagggcatgcaactcactattagtTTAATGTGCGAGCAAAACTGCATTCAATTTATTTTATAGCTATCTGCACACGTACTTTACACAAAATCAGAAGTAGTTTGTACTTTTCCAGTAAATTCCACCGCCCATGCACttacagtttttgctcgcaagctgttgcatgccctcttctatTTATTAACCCTTGATAATAAACCATGTTGACTCTACGATTAATATACTGGTAATTTACTCAACTCTCACGCAAATGCTAGTAGAAAGGCAGACCTAAAACGCAATTAACTGGTCACGTGACCAAAATTGCTGTCCAAAGCGCAATGCTTACTTGGCAATTTTTTAGGATCTTTTTTGGACATAAGCAGACGGTAAGAGATGTAGAGAGTatttgtatagctagaaattaattgtatatagGGGCTAGATGAAGTTTAATTacaaatgcatgtatttgatgACAGCTTGTTAGTGACAATGTACATTTTTGACGTATATAGGTATCAGATATGGACCGCATACCTAAAAAGAAGTCTAAGGCATCCAAGGTAAAGCTACAAGCAAGCTCAAGACTCCTTAAAAAGTCGACATAACTGTTACAACTTATCCCGATCTTCAACCTTTCCTAAAGATGATTGTGCTAATCCTATACACAATTACTTTCTAGTGACTGCTTATGTTCAAAAAAGATCCTAAAACAGTTTAGCAGAATGTGCATATATGCCAAGAAAGCATTGCGCTTTCTGCAATTTTGGTCACGTGACGTCAGCCTACAAGGTAACTAACCAGTTGACTATGATCAATACTGTTACTAAGCAacgtacatacagactagccGACTAGCAATGCACACAGTGACTAACCTGACTATATCATACTGACTATAGAGCATATCGCATATAGCACGACCAGACTTAATTTTagagactgcatgtatacatcatCCTGATACCAATGTTGACAGGTCAATCTCACGTTTATAGTATTTAATGTCAAGCCAGTCTCAGTAGCAGCAGCTTGTCGAGCATTCAGAGTGTTCTGTCCACAACTGTGCATCCCTTCTTCAAATTTCCTCACAAGAAATTCTCTCTGGGATATTGTGATCACTGTTCGGGAAGTCATGATTCTACTGATCACTAGCACTATACTCTCCACCTTGTACCAACCAGCTGCGTTGTCCAGTCCAGTAGTACTATATActtgcagtgcagtgcaaacCGTGTGCGTGTGGTATATCTTGAGTTCATAGGTCAAGTGATCTGACTATAACCAGCCTTGACTACATGCAGTGCCAATGCTGACCATAAGACTACTATTAACCATTGCTGACCCATGCGAATGGGGTGGCACCCGTTCCCAACGGGTGGCACGCTTATGTAGGATTTGTACG encodes the following:
- the LOC135336284 gene encoding uncharacterized protein LOC135336284, giving the protein MSKRRISVKPKSQSISYFEVSPSKRRAVHKKSLSLSAVPESSSVNSSSSTRFLSSDKNEAEEVDVHGASRPTDVISGDSPDVLISSEWHDHDPESSGQDDTTFPDMVSSSAYEKRQQKAADNWAEVRVQLLRASVETGIPSPCSVCAECEEPTVAICRDCGPQAYYCANHVDSVHSLTNIFHRPFLWKNGMLHPYYFKQSRTFPALHCCCTTYIKEVVCLDPKGFQHCVCVTFCKCEPEAVTLVRHNMWPATPATPTLAFHQDLLLWMESLLLEGCIGVDAFCRSLEYKIGRDISKQLRKIYPVMIDAFEEYRFNRYQLDCLLFLSPDLNTTAICPACPQSNGTQIISMDGVFGLCRKKSAGVSVRPPLFSGVFFEEQQAVDEFVADYDTFGQIIDKGCHEFLAGDTLRSKSRYAALDETAVFGSSVVMTFPRDF
- the LOC135336285 gene encoding uncharacterized protein LOC135336285 encodes the protein MLEKTTLGVPIFHVYGHCAFCQLTYSPRVLTGCRLTDGEAMERLWSYLRRFAKSTKEMRPSHRIDVLTSALLHYASRVRLNLGASLVKRLKNAQNTQHSATEDLSKLINESNGTLTESSAEQLQKQQHGLFARSQTDLSFGQRHKTFQNILHIARERRFLISTKARYADGQSIAARLAKKISSSTSTLKRTVSRFNGMRHDQFEGVAYHLPANLNWETVSNLEELSTLEVASAGNCTIPIHLWIKVVRACNMKERATKEVKMIMEEINTVANNLKYEHSVISRHIQDIATSDSLSLFQKGCLNLLHRRLLLCESYLITFSRTVNQYHTVELPDQLIRSRWFIFLQLSNS